The following coding sequences are from one Melopsittacus undulatus isolate bMelUnd1 chromosome 14, bMelUnd1.mat.Z, whole genome shotgun sequence window:
- the TMEM35B gene encoding transmembrane protein 35B, which produces MAAAFTALRVLLGLFFVLAGAVKLWELPWAELHRHMSSQFVRFAAVFPLKALGWQPEPGRYLQAVGWLEAAAGLLLAIGPQLLQEISNFILSVLMIGAIYTLLVLQEPLAMCAPAAVCLGLLLLLNIRGHGDPPRPKLE; this is translated from the exons ATGGCGGCGGCGTTCACCGCCCTCCGGGTCCTGCTCGGGCTCTTCTTCGTGCTGGCGGGGGCCGTGAAGCTGTGGGAGCTGCCCTGGGCAGAGCTGCACCGGCACATG AGCTCCCAGTTCGTGCGGTTCGCGGCCGTGTTCCCGTTGAAGGCGCTGGGCTGGCAGCCGGAGCCGGGCCGGTACCTGCAGGCCGTGGGCTGGCTGGAGGCGGCGGCCGGGCTGCTGCTGGCGATCGGGccgcagctgctgcaggagatcAGCAACTTCATCCTCAGCGTCCTCATGATCG GTGCCATCTACacgctgctggtgctgcaggagccgCTGGCCATGTGCGCCCCGGCCGCCGTCTGCCTcggcctcctgctgctgctcaacaTCCGCGGGCACGGGGACCCCCCCCGGCCCAAGCTCGAGTGA
- the LOC106023301 gene encoding platelet-activating factor receptor-like, which yields MNGSVLEPLPAGHPDHCVPRDPVQFVLVPTVYCLVLCVGLPGNLVALAVFLQSGKVRKAIRIYLINLTLADILFNLTLPLWIPYYLAGGNWLLSEAACRLAGAAYYLATYSAITFMVLISFNRYSAVRAARRELPLTGPRGAAVASVLAWLLGLGCAVPTLASHQTFRTGTGATACFEQHGRQRVYAYAMVGFFGIAFLVLLGTYASVARALSVPAAASPGSHRQQARAMVLGMLLVFVVCVAPYHLTLAPWVGTRPPVPLCGTPGALDVLHTLSVALLSLNSCLDPLVYCFSIRHFRADLGRTLRKMGRCLPLPPSAPPVPSARVSSFASS from the coding sequence ATGAACGGCTCAGTGCTGGAGCCGCTGCCAGCAGGGCACCCCGACCACTGCGTGCCCAGGGACCCGGTGCAGTTCGTGCTGGTACCCACCGTCTACTGCCTGGTGCTGTGCGTGGGGCTGCCGGGCAACCTGGTGGCTTTGGCAGTGTTCCTGCAGAGCGGCAAGGTGAGGAAGGCCATCCGCATCTACCTCATCAACCTCACGCTGGCCGACATCCTCTTCAACCTCACGCTGCCCCTCTGGATCCCCTATTACCTGGCAGGGGGGAACTGGCTGCTCTCGGAGGCCGCGTGCCGCCTGGCCGGTGCCGCCTATTACCTGGCGACCTACAGTGCCATCACCTTCATGGTGCTCATCAGCTTCAACCGGTACAGCGCGGTGCGGGCGGCGCGGCGCGAGCTGCCGCTCACGGGGCCCCGTGGTGCCGCCGTGGCCTCTGTCCtggcctggctgctggggctgggctgtgccgTGCCCACCCTGGCCTCGCACCAGACCTTCCGCACCGGCACCGGAGCCACCGCCTGCTTCGAGCAGCACGGCCGGCAGCGGGTGTACGCCTATGCCATGGTGGGCTTCTTTGGCATCGccttcctggtgctgctgggcacCTACGCCTCCGTCGCCCGCGCGCTCTCGGTGCCTGCCGCAGCCTCGCCGGGCTCGCACCGGCAGCAGGCGCGTGCcatggtgctggggatgctgctggtgtttGTGGTGTGCGTGGCTCCCTACCACCTGACGCTGGCGCCCTGGGTGGGCACCCGGCCCCCGGTGCCGCTCTGCGGGACCCCTGGTGCCCTGGATGTGCTGCACACGCTGAGCGTGGCCCTGCTGAGCCTCAACAGCTGCCTCGACCCCCTCGTCTACTGCTTCTCCATCCGGCACTTCCGCGCCGACCTGGGCCGGACCCTGCGCAAGATGGGACGGTGCCTCCCGCTCCCCCCATCGGCCCCCCCAGTGCCCAGTGCCCGTGTGTCCTCCTTCGCCTCCTCATAG